From the Pongo pygmaeus isolate AG05252 chromosome X, NHGRI_mPonPyg2-v2.0_pri, whole genome shotgun sequence genome, one window contains:
- the LOC129024186 gene encoding cytochrome c oxidase subunit NDUFA4-like yields the protein MLYQILNQAKKHLSMILLLEFIGDGGTGAALYVLHPALFNPDVTWDRKNDPEPWNKLGPNDQYKFYPVNVVYSKPKKEGLVKLLLQE from the coding sequence ATGCTCTACCAGATCCTCAATCAAGCCAAGAAGCATCTGAGCATGATTCTCCTCCTTGAGTTTATTGGAGATGGAGGTACTGGAGCAGCACTGTATGTCTTACATCCAGCATTGTTCAATCCAGATGTTACTTGGGACAGAAAGAATGACCCAGAGCCCTGGAACAAACTGGGTCCCAATGATCAATACAAGTTCTACCCAGTTAATGTGGTTTACAGCAAACCAAAGAAAGAAGGTCTTGTAAAATTGCTTTTACAAGAATGA